Genomic DNA from bacterium:
CGATGCCGCCGATCTTGATGTCCATCTGGATGCCCGACACGCCGTCCACGTTGCCGATGACCTTGAAGTCCATGTCGCCCAGGTGATCCTCGTCGCCCAGAATGTCGGAGAGAATCGCGTAGCGATCGCCTTCCTTGATGAGGCCCATCGCGACGCCCGCGACGGCGTGCGTGATCGGGATGCCTGCGTGCATCATCGCCAGCGACGATCCGCAGACGGTGGCCATCGACGAGGAGCCGTTGCTCTCCAGGATATCGGACACGATGCGCACCGTGTACGGGAACGTCTCGGCGTCCGGCAGCACGAGCTCGAGACCGCGCCGCGCGAGCGCGCCGTGGCCGATCTCGCGGCGTCCCGGCGAACGCAGGAACTTGGCCTCGCCGACGGAAAACGGCGGGAAATTGTAGTGCAACAGGAAGCGCCTCCACTCGTCCTCGTAAAGGCCCTCGATCTTCTGCTCGTCGTAGCGCGTGCCGAGCGTGACCGTGACGAGCGCCTGCGTCTCGCCTCGGGTGAACAGGGCGCTGCCGTGCGGCCGCGGCAGGAATCCAACTTCGCAGGTGATGTCGCGGATGTCCTTCGAGCCGCGGCCGTCCACGCGGACGCCCTCGGACAGGATCATCTCGCGCATTTCCATGTATTTAAGATCCTCGAACGCACGGGAAACGTCCTTCGCGTCGATGCGCTCGTCCTCGCCCCGGCCCTCGTTGATCGCCTCGGCGACGGCCTTCTTGGTCGCATAGAGCTTGTCGTAGCGGTCGACCTTCACCTTGGTGGAAAGCGCGACCTTCAACTCGCCGATCGCCTGCCGGGCCACCGCCTCGTACACGTTGCGATCGAGCTCCTCCGCCGTGAATTCGATCTTCGCGGCGCCGGCCTGCTCGCGCAGATCGTGCTGCGCCTTGATGAAGGGCTGCATCGAACGGTGCGCGTACATGATCGCGTCCACGATGTCCTTTTCCTTCACGAAGTTCGCGCCGCCCTCGACCATCACGATGGCGTCGGCGGTGCCGCAGACGATCAGCTCGATGTCCGCGGCTTCGATCTGGGCGTGCGTCGGATTGCAGACGAACTTGCCCTCGGTGCGGCAAACGCGCACACCGGCCAGCGGTCCGCCGAACGGGATCTTCGAGATGTGCAGCGCGGCCGACGATGCCGTGATCGCGAGCACGTCGGAGGGGTGAAACTCGTCCTTGGAGATGACGCCCGCGATGATCTGCGTCTCGCGCCGCCAGCCGTCCGGAAACAGCGGGCGCAGCGGCCTATCGACCATTCGGCTCGTCAGCGTTTCCTTTTCCGTGGGGCGCCCTTCGCGCTTGAAAAAACCGCCGGGGATTCGCCCGGCGGCCCAAGGTTTTTCCTGGTAGTCACAGGTCAGCGGAAGGAAATCGACTCCCTCCCGTTCCGACGGCGCCGCGACGGCCGTCGCCAGGATCATCGTGTCGCCGCAGCGGACGACCACGGACCCGTGCGCCTGTTTGGCAATTTTGCCCGTTTCCATCGTGACGGTCTGGCCGTCAACTTCAAATTCAACGCGTGTCATAAACGCACTTCCTTGAAAAACGAAACACGGCGGCCGCGCGCGCCGGCAAGGCACGGCGGCATCCGCCACGTTCCGCGGTTTTGTTTATTTGCGAATGCCGAGTGAGGCGATGAGCGTCTTGTAACGCTCGGCGTCTTTTGCGCGAAGGTAGTTCAGAAGGGAACGGCGCTGGCTCACGATCTTGAGCAGGCCGCGACGCGAGTGGTGGTCCTTCTTGTGCGTCTTGAAATGGTCCGAGAGGTAGGTGATGCGCGCCGAAAGCAGCGCCACCTGAACCTCGGGCGACCCCGTGTCGGAATCATCCCGGCGAAATTGCTGGATGATTTCCTGTTTTCTGCTGTTGTCCAACATCGGTCTCGTGTTCTCCTGTTTTCTGCTTTCTTCCGTTTTGTTGGCCCGCATTTAGCACATCGGCGCGCGGGGGTAAAGCGGCGACGGCGTTAAATGCGCACGATGGTCGCGCGGCGCAAAAATTGTGGTCTGGACGTGGATTGCTTCGCGTTTTCCGAGCTCTATCCGCGCCGGCTCCAAGGGTTCGCTTCGCGCAGATTCGTGCGCAGGAGAGCGTAATTAAATACGTTCGCGAGCAGCTTTCGTGAATTTGACCACGTCGGAGTTGTTTTGAACGTCCCGAGGTCGATGCGCCCGTCCGGAGCAACCAGATCGTCACGACAGGATTCGATGAGCGCGTCGCGAACCGCTTCGCGGCGAATCGATCGACCGCCCATGCGTCCATCGTGAAAAACGGCAAATCCGCCAGGCGTCGGCTCGACGTTTCGCCCGAAGTGCAATTGCAGGGCATGATGTTTACGATTGGACTTGAGGAAGGCGACGCAGAGGATGATGTTTTTCGGATTACATCTATTCAGGCCGATTCCGGCCGTTTCGACGCGCCCTTCTGTTGCCACGAGAAATACGCGGTAAAGCGAATTCCAGGTACCGCCGCCGGGCACGGGGATCGAGAGCTCGGATAAGCCCCGATCCTCAAGGATGTGGACACCGCGATAGGAATACGGAAGACGATAAAACTTGCCTGGCGCGAGAATGAGGTTGAGCGCGCTGACAGCGAAATCGCGGTCCACACCCGGCGGCAATTTGGCGAGGTTTTCAAAGCGGCGCAATCCCCTGGCGTCGCGCGGTGCACGGGGGAAACCGAGCGTTCGATGCGAAAGCGAGAGCGCAGCCAACGAACGCACTTCGTCTCAACAACCGGGTGCGGTCTTTTCGAAAAAGCGATGGTCATCGCCGTTAGTCAG
This window encodes:
- the pnp gene encoding polyribonucleotide nucleotidyltransferase, whose protein sequence is MTRVEFEVDGQTVTMETGKIAKQAHGSVVVRCGDTMILATAVAAPSEREGVDFLPLTCDYQEKPWAAGRIPGGFFKREGRPTEKETLTSRMVDRPLRPLFPDGWRRETQIIAGVISKDEFHPSDVLAITASSAALHISKIPFGGPLAGVRVCRTEGKFVCNPTHAQIEAADIELIVCGTADAIVMVEGGANFVKEKDIVDAIMYAHRSMQPFIKAQHDLREQAGAAKIEFTAEELDRNVYEAVARQAIGELKVALSTKVKVDRYDKLYATKKAVAEAINEGRGEDERIDAKDVSRAFEDLKYMEMREMILSEGVRVDGRGSKDIRDITCEVGFLPRPHGSALFTRGETQALVTVTLGTRYDEQKIEGLYEDEWRRFLLHYNFPPFSVGEAKFLRSPGRREIGHGALARRGLELVLPDAETFPYTVRIVSDILESNGSSSMATVCGSSLAMMHAGIPITHAVAGVAMGLIKEGDRYAILSDILGDEDHLGDMDFKVIGNVDGVSGIQMDIKIGGIDESILTQALDQAREGRLHILGEMNKAIDKPVADISKYAPRIITIRIPVERIRDVIGPGGKTIRSIVDKTGVKIDVEDDGRVLIASTDAAMAEEAIKLVRAYTAELEVGKFYMGRIVRITDFGAFVEIFPGQEGLVHISHMADERIRSVHDVAKEGDEILVKCIEIDRLGRVRLSRKEALGLDPKDVLE
- the rpsO gene encoding 30S ribosomal protein S15, which codes for MLDNSRKQEIIQQFRRDDSDTGSPEVQVALLSARITYLSDHFKTHKKDHHSRRGLLKIVSQRRSLLNYLRAKDAERYKTLIASLGIRK